In one Gadus morhua chromosome 15, gadMor3.0, whole genome shotgun sequence genomic region, the following are encoded:
- the zgc:110319 gene encoding NFU1 iron-sulfur cluster scaffold homolog, mitochondrial, which translates to MAARLRSVLPQLSRFSAVSTNSYHTQCSGQRKFNLLHVTAVKHFSLRQLSVQTQDTPNPRSLKFLPGKPVLGSGTLDFPSPSSAECSSLARDLFEIEGVKSVFFGPDFITVTKMDDDVEWTDIKRYSLDAIVKFFESGTPITTGAVNNESSFSEDDDEVVAIIKELLDNRIRPTVQEDGGDIIYKGFEDGIVKVKLVGSCTGCPSSTVTLKNGIQNMMQFYIPEVVAVEQVEDEVDEVNAKVFSELERKLQD; encoded by the exons atggcgGCGCGCTTGAGATCGGTTCTTCCTCAGTTGTCACG GTTTTCAGCGGTATCAACCAACTCATACCACACGCAATGCTCCGGTCAGAGAAAATTCAATTTGCTGCACGTGACAGCAGTCAAACACTTTTCAC TGCGACAATTGTCCGTCCAGACACAAGATACCCCAAATCCGAGAAgcttaaagtttctccctggtAAACCTGTTCTTGGATCCGGAACCCTGGATTTTCCTTCTCCAAGCTCTGCAGAATGCTCCTCTTTAGCCAG GGATCTCTTTGAAATCGAAGGAGTAAAGAGTGTTTTCTTTGGGCCAGACTTCATAACTGTTACAAAG ATGGATGATGACGTGGAATGGACAGACATTAAGCGGTATTCCTTGGATGCAATTGTGAAATTCTTTGAAAGTGGCACTCCTATTACCACAGGAGCAGTGAACAATGAGAGCA GTTTCTCTGAAGACGATGATGAGGTTGTTGCCATTATAAAGGAGCTTCTAGACAACCGGATTAG GCCAACAGTGCAGGAGGACGGCGGTGATATCATCTATAAGGGCTTCGAAGACGGCATAGTCAAAGTAAAGTTGGTGGGTTCCTGCACTGGGTGCCCAAGTTCTACAGTCACTTTGAAGAACGGCATCCAGAATATGATGCAGTTCTACATTCCAGAGGTGGTCGCCGTTGAACAG GTGGAGGATGAAGTTGATGAAGTCAATGCTAAAGTGTTCTCTGAACTGGAACGCAAGTTACAAGATTAG